The following coding sequences are from one Danaus plexippus chromosome 13 unlocalized genomic scaffold, MEX_DaPlex mxdp_15, whole genome shotgun sequence window:
- the LOC116770055 gene encoding ATP-dependent translocase ABCB1-like, which translates to MLPLTFNIGVQYIKWQSKLNNVQTVEETKENIEDVSTNGQLATDECSNADTISTKTSKEEKIQITPNVSFATLFRFATIKDKIFIFIAILSSIVCGCMTPINTLLFSSLLQSMVNYGISIVVNDPQPDIILRDVRDFAIYNSVVGAIIVVCSYIATVLMNISAYNQVYKIRQEYLKAALNQDFEYFDTHQTGDFASKVTSDVIKLEDGIGEKLATFVYYQVTFLSSVIMALVKGWKLCLLCLISFPITLVLIGIAGFMASRLSYKEAVASAKAGSVAEEVLSSIRTVFAFSGQKKETERYEKHLIEARSINIKKGIFNGIIMGFIYFCLFGAYSLCYWFGYKLIVDEPETYDVDTMMAVLFGVLMGSTNFGISSTLMDAFGVARGAGTQIFNLIDNVPKINPSLNRGITPKSIDGDIEFKNVFFHYPSRPDVPILKGINISVKKGQSVALVGHSGSGKSTIIQLISRNYDVIDGNVLIDGTNVKKLSVRWLRAQIGLVGQEPILFDTTVRENIRYGREDASDLDIEEAAREANAHEFITKLPLGYDTLVGERGASLSGGQKQRIAIARALVRNPRILLLDEATSALDTSSEAKVQKALDKAQEGRTTIVVAHRLSTIRNVDKIYVFKEGNVVESGSHDELLAKKGHFYDMLMLQAAPHLNETDQGTQLELSESVLNEKEEELVEMRDQDCEETQEEPKISFFQVLKLNSPEWKSITAASVCAILNGFAMPLLAVVMGDFMGVLSNNDPGWVRAEVIKYVLIFLAIGIFSGLTNFVTVFMYGIAGEYLTARLRKLLFVHMLQQEVAFFDDKNNSTGALCARLSGDAASVQGATGQRIGTVLQALSTFSVALGISLYYEWRLGLVALSLAPIMGAVLYKQGRMITAQTFGTAKTMEDSSKIAVEAVANVRTVASLGREQIILNNYATQLLPALVAAKRTAHWRGVVFGLSRGLFNFVYSIAMFYGGNLMVYQGVSYEIVLKSAQTLLMGSTSAAQAFAFAPNFQNGIKAAARIIVTLRRQSKIVDPAKPAVKNFKGAGVANIRNVQFTYPTRPLIQVLKNCSLEIEKGQTIALVGSSGCGKSTIIQLLERYYDPDVGTVDQRGIPIRKLKLADVRQSIGFVQQEPILFDRTIEENIAYGDNSRQPSMDEIIEAAKQANIHSFIVSLPMGYETNIGSKGTQLSGGQKQRVAIARALIRRPKMLLLDEATSALDTESEKVVQAALEAAKAGRTCVMIAHRLSTVRDADVICVLNNGSVAERGTHAELLELKGLYYNLYTKGSA; encoded by the exons cAACGCTGACACCATCAGCACAAAAACGAGCAAAGaggaaaaaatacaaataactcCAAACGTTTCCTTCGCTACGCTT TTTCGCTTCGCTACcataaaagacaaaatattcatatttatagcgATCCTATCCTCAATAGTGTGCGGATGTATGACCCCAATAAATACTCTTCTGTTTTCTTCTCTGCTCCAAAGTATGGTTAACTACGGAATATCTATTGTGGTAAATGACCCTCAAccagatattattttacgtgATGTACGAGACTTTGCCATATACAATAGCGTTGTGGGAGCAATTATAGTTGTATGTTCCTATATAGCTACAGTGCTTATGAATATATCTGCATATAACCAG gTATATAAGATTCGTCAGGAGTATCTAAAAGCCGCTTTAAATCAAGACTTCGAATACTTCGATACCCATCAAACAGGAGATTTTGCTAGCAAAGTGACGAG TGATGTCATAAAACTAGAAGACGGTATAGGAGAAAAGCTGGCTACGTTCGTATATTATCAAGTGACATTTTTAAGTTCTGTTATAATGGCCCTTGTGAAAGGCTGGAAACTTTGTCTTCTATGTTTAATTTCGTTTCCAATTACCTTAGTTTTAATAGGAATTGCGGGCTTt atggCATCAAGATTGTCTTACAAAGAAGCCGTTGCTTCTGCAAAAGCTGGATCTGTAGCTGAGGAAGTATTGTCATCGATAAGAACAGTATTTGCTTTTAGTGGGCAAAAAAAGGAAACTGAAAGATATGAAAAACACCTAATCGAAGCTAGgagtatcaatattaaaaaag gtATTTTTAACGGAATTATAATGGGCTTCATTTATTTCTGCTTGTTCGGTGCTTACTCTCTCTGCTACTGGTTTGGATATAAACTAATAGTTGATGAACCAGAGACGTACGACGTGGACACGATGATGGCT GTATTATTCGGTGTTTTAATGGGTTCAACCAACTTCGGTATATCTTCTACTCTCATGGATGCTTTTGGAGTCGCACGTGGAGCAGGAACACAAATCTTTAACTTAATTGATAACGTTCCTAAAATTAATCCATCACTCAATCGTGGGATTACTCCCAAAAGTATAGATGGAGATATTGAGTTCAAAAACGTATTCTTTCATTACCCTTCTAGACCAGATGTACca atattaaaaggCATTAATATCAGTGTCAAAAAAGGCCAATCGGTGGCGTTAGTTGGACATTCAGGCAGTGGCAAGTCCACTATTATCCAGCTGATATCAAGAAATTACGATGTAATAGATGGaaat gtACTAATTGATGGGACAAACGTCAAAAAATTGTCTGTTAGATGGTTGAGAGCTCAAATTGGCCTAGTTGGTCAGGAGCCAATACTTTTCGATACAACAGTTCGCGAAAATATAAGATACGGCCGTGAGGATGCTTCAGACCTGGATATTGAAGAAGCTGCCAGAGAAGCCAATGCACACGAATTTATCACGAAGCTTCCTTTA ggaTATGATACATTAGTTGGAGAGCGGGGAGCATCATTGTCAGGAGGACAAAAACAGAGAATTGCCATAGCTCGGGCGCTTGTCCGTAACCCACGGATATTATTGCTAGATGAAGCAACTAGCGCATTAGATACATCCTCGGAGGCCAAAGTACAGAAGGCCCTAGACAAA gcCCAAGAAGGTCGTACAACGATCGTTGTAGCGCATAGACTCTCAACCATAAGAAATGTCGACAAAAtctatgtttttaaagaagGGAATGTGGTAGAAAGTGGAAGTCATGACGAACTTCTTGCTAAAAAAGGTCACTTTTACGACATGCTAATGCTACAAGCTGCACCACATTTAAACGAGACtg atCAGGGCACACAATTGGAACTGTCTGAATCCGTTCTGAATGAGAAAGAAGAAGAGCTTGTCGAAATGAGAGACCAA gaTTGCGAAGAAACACAAGAGGAACCTAAGATTTCATTCTTCCAAGTACTTAAACTGAACTCACCAGAATGGAAGTCAATCACTGCGGCCAGCGTCTGCGCTATTCTAAACGGTTTCGCAATGCCACTTCTAGCAGTTGTTATGGGAGACTTTATGGGT GTGCTTTCTAATAATGATCCAGGTTGGGTTAGAGctgaagttattaaatatgtattaatttttttggcaaTTGGTATTTTCTCCGGACTCACAAACTTCGTTACG GTGTTTATGTATGGTATAGCAGGAGAATATCTTACTGCCCGTTTGCGTAAACTGTTATTTGTGCATATGCTCCAACAGGAGGTTGCTTTctttgatgataaaaataactcaaCGGGAGCTCTTTGCGCTCGGTTATCAGGCGATGCTGCATCAGTTCAAGgg GCAACAGGTCAAAGAATTGGGACAGTGTTGCAGGCTCTTAGTACATTTAGCGTCGCATTAGGaatctcattatattatgaatggcGTTTAGGATTAGTCGCTTTATCTTTGGCACCTATCATGGGAGCTGTGCTCTACAAGCAAGGGAGAATGATAACAGCACAAACTTTTGGAACAGCTAAAACAATGGAAGACAGTTCCAAG ATAGCCGTAGAAGCGGTGGCGAATGTTCGCACAGTTGCATCACTAGGTCGTGAGCAAATTATTCTCAATAACTACGCAACTCAGCTTCTGCCAGCACTAGTGGCTGCAAAACGAACCGCACATTGGCGAGGTGTGGTCTTTGGGCTCTCTAGAGGGCTTTTTAACTTCGTGTACTCCATAGCCATGTTTTATGGAGGCAATCTAATGGTGTATCAGGGAGTGTCATATGAAATAGTACTCAA GTCAGCTCAAACATTATTAATGGGTTCCACTTCCGCAGCTCAAGCCTTTGCTTTTGCTCCTAATTTCCAAAATGGTATTAAAGCAGCTGCtagaattattgttacattgaGAAGACAGTCAAAAATCGTTGATCCGGCTAAACCTGCTGTCAAAAACTTT aaagGTGCAGGCGTAGCAAATATTAGAAATGTTCAATTTACATATCCAACGAGGCCTCTAATACAAGTACTAAAAAACTGTAGCCTAGAAATCGAAAAAGGACAAACAATAGCCCTAGTCGGTTCAAGTGGGTGCGGCAAGAGTACCATCATACAGCTGTTAGAAAGATATTACGATCCTGATGTCGGCACAGTG gatcAAAGAGGTATTCCAATAAGAAAACTCAAATTGGCAGATGTGAGACAGTCGATAGGCTTCGTACAACAAGAACCTATTCTATTTGATCGTACCATAGAAGAAAATATTGCCTACGGCGACAATTCACGGCAGCCTAGCATGGATGAAATAATTGAAGCAGCTAAACAAGCTAACATTCACAGCTTTATCGTATCTTTACCGATG GGTTATGAGACCAACATCGGTTCAAAGGGCACCCAGCTTTCTGGAGGACAAAAACAAAGGGTTGCTATAGCAAGAGCTCTAATAAGACGACCAAAGATGTTACTGCTTGATGAAGCAACTAGTGCTTTGGACACAGAAAGTGAAAAg GTGGTTCAAGCGGCCCTGGAAGCAGCTAAAGCGGGTCGTACGTGTGTCATGATCGCTCACCGACTGAGTACGGTGCGTGACGCTGACGTCATATGTGTCCTCAACAATGGAAGTGTCGCAGAGCGAGGAACACACGCGGAGCTGTTAGAACTCAAAGGACTTTATTACAATCTGTATACGAAAGGAAGTGCATGA